The Verrucomicrobium spinosum DSM 4136 = JCM 18804 genome includes a region encoding these proteins:
- a CDS encoding GNAT family N-acetyltransferase, producing the protein MEYFPYPHPLETERLILRPMTEQDAPRFHEIFDGEPKVWEFDPGLPCKPEERRMWTLRHAMEPDMASGRSGLFGRSVVRKEDGLVIGAAGICPLTVPGGWEQGKPQAGATLEPTLFYQMGLEYWGKGYMTEACRRLLEFALIELRLPRVLCGTQRKNVHAVRLMERLGFHPTWFPAPSNFWGREPVCGVITAEVWKNQSTSVT; encoded by the coding sequence ATGGAATATTTCCCCTATCCTCACCCTCTGGAGACGGAGCGTCTGATCCTGCGGCCCATGACGGAGCAGGACGCTCCCAGGTTTCACGAGATCTTCGATGGCGAGCCCAAGGTGTGGGAATTTGATCCCGGACTGCCCTGCAAGCCGGAAGAGCGGCGGATGTGGACGCTGCGCCACGCCATGGAGCCGGACATGGCCTCCGGCCGGTCTGGCCTGTTTGGCCGCTCGGTCGTGCGCAAGGAAGACGGGCTGGTCATAGGAGCTGCGGGCATCTGCCCGCTCACCGTGCCAGGAGGCTGGGAACAGGGCAAGCCCCAGGCCGGAGCGACACTGGAGCCGACCCTGTTTTACCAGATGGGCCTGGAGTATTGGGGGAAGGGTTACATGACGGAGGCCTGCCGAAGGCTGCTCGAGTTCGCGCTTATTGAACTGCGGCTGCCCCGGGTGTTGTGCGGCACACAGCGCAAGAATGTCCACGCGGTGCGGTTGATGGAACGGCTGGGATTCCACCCCACCTGGTTTCCCGCCCCCTCCAACTTCTGGGGCCGGGAGCCGGTCTGTGGCGTCATCACTGCGGAGGTTTGGAAAAATCAAAGCACATCTGTCACGTGA
- a CDS encoding type III secretion system chaperone — protein MNIPDAIAELGHLLGLGLVTLNDDGAARIIFDDSLEVDFLADENEEGWLHLTGRVCEVGPDVASAFLKQLLHAHFLGQGTGGATFSLAADDTEIHMGRRLHVTPMEFSDFSNHVETFVNYLEAWRRMVQSGEIDRAGTLLGTR, from the coding sequence ATGAACATTCCCGACGCTATCGCAGAACTGGGCCATTTGCTGGGATTGGGCCTGGTGACGCTGAACGATGACGGCGCGGCCCGGATCATTTTTGATGACAGCCTGGAGGTGGACTTCCTGGCCGATGAAAACGAAGAGGGCTGGCTCCACCTCACCGGCCGGGTGTGTGAAGTGGGTCCGGATGTGGCTTCAGCCTTCCTGAAACAGTTGCTCCATGCCCATTTTCTAGGGCAGGGCACGGGGGGAGCGACATTTTCCCTGGCAGCAGACGACACTGAGATTCACATGGGCCGGAGACTTCACGTCACCCCCATGGAGTTCTCGGATTTCAGCAATCATGTGGAAACCTTTGTGAACTATCTGGAAGCCTGGCGGCGAATGGTACAGTCTGGAGAAATCGATCGTGCTGGCACGCTGCTGGGTACGAGGTAA
- a CDS encoding type III secretion system chaperone — MDLHAHVNQMLATVSTALGLTGGAAFNLDAGNECIIALEQNLMFMFYLEESTQSLIINLPIAPLPSGSEREEVLTELMAGNYCWNRTEGGTFGLDESTGFLCLNYLVALPLDPPDQIKGIVEKLADVVTHWRRELPTLAEPWEETSTPDSASFPMLRV; from the coding sequence ATGGACCTGCATGCTCATGTGAACCAGATGCTCGCCACGGTTTCGACTGCGCTGGGCCTGACAGGCGGAGCAGCCTTTAATCTGGATGCAGGCAACGAGTGCATCATCGCTCTGGAGCAGAACCTGATGTTCATGTTCTATCTGGAGGAGTCCACGCAGAGCCTCATCATCAACCTGCCCATCGCTCCTCTGCCCTCGGGATCTGAGCGCGAAGAAGTGCTCACGGAGCTCATGGCGGGCAACTACTGCTGGAACCGAACGGAGGGCGGCACCTTTGGGTTGGATGAAAGCACAGGATTCCTGTGTCTGAACTACCTGGTGGCCCTGCCGCTCGATCCTCCGGACCAGATAAAGGGCATCGTGGAAAAACTGGCAGACGTGGTAACCCACTGGCGCCGGGAACTGCCCACGCTGGCAGAGCCCTGGGAGGAAACCTCGACTCCGGATTCCGCGAGCTTTCCCATGCTGCGGGTGTAA
- a CDS encoding type III secretion system chaperone, with protein MKLEELLKQLGTAIGLPQLRLEEGSCRLVFDGALPVDVEEGEGDDEAHLLSQLGPLPPEGEQEGAYFRRMLQANHFGRETGGMTLALVPSEGQFFLCGIVPLAGVTVDNFSRLLARFARESHRWIVELETLGQNALTTAKGDDPMDASGFIRV; from the coding sequence ATGAAGCTCGAAGAACTGCTCAAACAACTTGGTACCGCCATTGGCCTCCCCCAGCTGCGTCTGGAGGAGGGCAGCTGCCGGTTGGTCTTTGACGGGGCTCTTCCCGTCGATGTAGAGGAGGGCGAGGGCGATGACGAAGCCCACCTGCTCAGTCAACTGGGGCCACTGCCGCCCGAAGGAGAGCAGGAAGGCGCCTACTTCCGACGCATGCTCCAGGCCAACCACTTCGGCCGCGAAACGGGTGGCATGACTCTGGCGCTCGTTCCCAGCGAAGGTCAGTTTTTCCTCTGCGGAATCGTCCCTCTGGCAGGGGTAACCGTTGACAACTTCTCACGCCTCCTCGCCCGCTTCGCCAGGGAATCGCATCGCTGGATTGTGGAACTGGAGACCCTGGGCCAGAATGCACTGACCACTGCCAAGGGTGATGACCCCATGGACGCGTCCGGATTCATCCGGGTCTGA